One genomic window of Denticeps clupeoides chromosome 14, fDenClu1.1, whole genome shotgun sequence includes the following:
- the vgll2a gene encoding transcription cofactor vestigial-like protein 2a, with the protein MSCLDVMYQVYGAPQPYFAAAYSPYHHQKLAFYSKMQEAPESSGTSAFSNLPGPAIKEEECARDKDRPPEAEYLSSRCVLLTYFQGDISAVVDEHFSRALSQPAGYGPGAPGAKSGRDGASWRDGSFPMNQRSFPPSFWNSAYQPSVAASLSGALGASHSELPFPTDPYSTASLHSHLHQAAPEPWHPSHHHHPYSLGGAIGTQGSAYARPSVHDVYGTHFDPRYGSLLVPSVRPHRLPPASAAAQGTSPCDIGKSEPASSAWTGAFTGTGTDMGQGLSLNVDTGLPTQEKSKDLYWF; encoded by the exons ATGAGCTGCCTGGATGTGATGTACCAAGTGTACGGCGCGCCGCAGCCCTACTTCGCCGCAGCGTACAGCCCGTACCACCACCAG aAATTGGCATTTTACTCCAAAATGCAAGAGGCCCCGGAGAGCAGCGGCACCAGCGCCTTCTCCAACCTGCCCGGTCCCGCCATCAAGGAGGAGGAGTGCGCCCGCGACAAGGATCGCCCCCCGGAGGCCGAGTACCTGAGCTCCCGCTGCGTGCTGCTCACCTACTTCCAGGGGGACATCAGCGCGGTGGTGGACGAGCACTTCAGCCGCGCCCTCAGCCAGCCGGCCGGCTACGGCCCGGGGGCCCCGGGCGCCAAGTCCGGGCGGGACGGGGCGTCCTGGAGAG ATGGATCCTTCCCCATGAACCAGAGAAGCTTTCCTCCCTCGTTCTGGAACAGCGCCTACCAGCCGTCGGTAGCCGCGTCCCTGAGCGGTGCGCTGGGGGCGTCTCACTCCGAGCTGCCCTTCCCGACGGACCCGTACTCCACCGCCTCCTTACACAGCCACCTGCACCAGGCCGCCCCGGAGCCCTGGCACCCCtcgcaccaccaccacccctacTCCCTCGGAGGAGCCATCGGCACCCAGGGCTCGGCGTACGCGCGGCCCAGCGTGCACGACGTGTACGGGACGCACTTTGACCCCCGCTACGGCTCGCTGCTCGTGCCCTCCGTGCGGCCACACAGACTGCCGCCGGCCTCGGCGGCCGCGCAGGGCACCTCGCCGTGTGACATCGGCAAGAGCGAGCCGGCCAGCTCCGCCTGGACGGGGGCTTTCACGGGGACTGGGACAGACATGGGTCAGGGACTCAGCCTCAATGTGgacacag GCCTGCCGACCCAGGAAAAGAGCAAGGACTTGTACTGGTTTTAG